In the Oryzias latipes chromosome 23, ASM223467v1 genome, one interval contains:
- the itih2 gene encoding inter-alpha-trypsin inhibitor heavy chain H2 isoform X2 — protein sequence MRCPLLLCLGLHILLQGHCLEFVIDGEREDESDIRAHQERQKRAMPTSEEEEDFVAVRGDNITVKSYKVESRITARFAHTTFKSSVVNSGSKPQSIGFNVHIPKRAFISNFTMNVNGITFVGSVKDKIVARNLYAQAKSRNKAAGIVRTNSQDMETFKTEVHVPPGSNIEFELHYQEMMQRKLGFYEHTLYLQPGRLVPKFQVDVYVYEPKGISSIQTKNTLGAHFADQIKVNSSTDKAHVVFEPSLQMQRKCETCTDSAIDGVFTVIYDVNRESNAGELQVSDGHFVHFFAPSKLSPLPKNIVFVIDVSGSMWGVKMKQTAEAMQAILDDLTMEDQFSIIDFNHNVRCWREDLVPASPIQTEDAKNYIQNIRPAGGTNINEALLRAVQMLVRTSNHDLLEQRSVSMIIFVSDGDPTVGEIKLGTIQKNLKRVMREEFSLFSLGIGYDVDYDFLERISMENRGAAQRIFSNHNAAEQLRTFYRQVSSPLLRQISIRFSEDSVTDVTQNCFNTFFYGGELVVAGKVLPSESTKLTSIISALAARVDMNLETEADMFDLDMQLAKHQHSFTGFAKQMWAYLTIKQLISERSIAPTAVKKRKITQRIMALAVEHQFVTPLTALLVESEDATERMLADSPLDPKKGCCSTLSGPTPVQFVYQPPPSWVQQSTEPPLREMKEPKVEQITLPETVNLVDNDPHFIIHLPGRATNVCFNIDSKPGDILSLVSDDGTGVSVNGQLIGSKKVLKNKLRTYFGVISVYYQPRGVGVTVSTDLITLTDNRKENSFTWGSTAEITQDGVRVSIVKDAHVNITINNNIQVMVLLHRVWKKHPVNVDFLGIYIPNNNQYSPLVHGLIGQFSREPEVHVYNVHEGLDPLKKEATMEVKGSRLLVTRGWQKDYRRDTKKGANVYCWFVHNSGKGFIDGHYTDYIVPGLNSFLHMNPDNTTQF from the exons ATGAGGTGTccgctgctgctgtgtttgGGGCTCCATATCCTCCTTCAGGGTCACTGTCTGGAGTTTGTGATCGATGGAGAACGGGAGGACGAG TCAGATATCCGGGCTCACCAGGAGAGGCAGAAG AGGGCGATGCCGACCagtgaagaagaggaagactTCGTG GCCGTCCGTGGAGATAACATCACAGTCAAGAGCTACAAGGTGGAGAGTCGCATCACGGCACGTTTCGCTCACACCACCTTCAAGAGTTCAGTGGTCAATTCTGGCTCCAAACCTCAGAGCATCGGCTTCAACGTGCACATCCCCAAGCGGGCTTTCATCTCCAACTTCACCAT gaATGTGAACGGAATCACGTTTGTGGGCTCGGTGAAGGACAAGATAGTGGCCAGAAACCTGTATGCTCAGGCCAAATCCAGAAACAAGGCAGCGGGCATCGTCAG AACTAACTCCCAGGACATGGAAACCTTTAAAACAGAGGTTCACGTTCCACCGGGAAGCAACATCGAATTTGAGCTCCACTACCAAGAAATGATGCAAAGAAAGTTGGGTTTCTACGAACATACGTTGTACCTACAGCCTGGAAGACTGGTGCCAAAGTTTCAG GTGGATGTATACGTTTATGAACCCAAGGGAATTTCCagcatacaaacaaaaaacaccctTGGCGCTCACTTTGCAGACCAGATCAAAGTGAACTCCTCCACAGATAAG GCTCACGTTGTCTTCGAGCCGAGTTTACAGATGCAGAGAAAGTGTGAGACCTGCACAGACAGCGCCATCGACGGCGTCTTTACGGTCATTTACGACGTAAACAGAGAAAGCAACGCTGGGGAGCTGCAG GTCTCAGATGGTCATTTTGTCCATTTCTTTGCTCCGTCCAAACTCTCGCCTCTTCCTAAAAACATCGTGTTTGTCATTGATGTCAGCGGGTCCATGTGGGGGGTCAAGATGAAGCAA ACAGCGGAGGCCATGCAGGCTATTCTAGATGACCTGACCATGGAAGATCAATTCAGCATCATAGACTTTAACCACAACGTGAGATGCTGGCGCGAGGACCTGGTACCTGCCTCTCCCATTCAGACTGAAGATGCAAAGAACTACATCCAGAACATCAGACCCGCTGGAG GCACTAACATCAACGAGGCGCTTCTGAGAGCCGTGCAGATGTTGGTGAGGACGTCGAATCACGATCTGCTAGAACAGCGGTCCGTTTCTATGATCATTTTTGTGTCTGATGGAGACCCCACAGTGG GAGAGATCAAGCTGGGCACCATCCAGAAGAACCTGAAGCGAGTCATGAGAGAGGAGTTCTCCCTCTTCTCTCTGGGCATTGGCTATGACGTGGACTACGACTTCCTGGAACGCATTTCCATGGAGAACCGGGGAGCGGCTCAGAGGATCTTTTCCAACCACAACGCGGCTGAGCAGCTGCGG ACCTTCTACAGGCAGGTGTCGAGTCCGTTGCTGCGGCAGATCAGCATCCGCTTCTCAGAAGACTCTGTGACCGACGTCACCCAGAACTGCTTCAACACGTTCTTCTACGGCGGTGAGCTGGTGGTCGCCGGGAAGGTTCTGCCTTCGGAGAGCACCAAACTGACCAGCATCATCAGTGCCTTAGCT gCACGTGTAGACATGAACTTAGAGACAGAGGCAGACATGTTTGACCTGGACATGCAGCTGGCCAAACATCAGCACTCCTTCACGGGTTTTGCCAAACAGATGTGGGCTTATCTGACCATCAAACAGCTGATCAGTGAGAG GTCCATCGCTCCAACAGCGGTTAAAAAGAGGAAGATCACCCAGAGGATCATGGCTTTGGCTGTGGAGCATCAGTTTGTCACCCCGCTCACTGCGCTGCTGGTGGAGAGCGAGGACGCCACGGAAAGGATGCTGGCCGACTCCCCGTTGGACCCCAAAAAAGGCTGCTGCTCAA CACTCTCTGGCCCCACCCCGGTGCAGTTTGTCTACCAGCCTCCCCCCTCCTGGGTCCAGCAGAGCACTGAGCCCCCCCTGCGTGAGATGAAGGAGCCAAAAGTGGAACAGATCACGCTGCCGGAGACGGTTAACTTAG TTGATAATGACCCCCACTTCATCATTCACCTGCCTGGGAGGGCCACAAACGTGTGCTTCAACATCGACTCCAAGCCCGGTGACATCCTCAGCCTGGTGTCGGATGATGGaacag GGGTTTCTGTGAACGGTCAGTTAATTGGCTCAAAGAAGGTCCTCAAAAACAAACTCAGGACCTACTTCGGCGTCATCTCGGTCTACTACCAGCCGCGAGGAGTCGGCGTGACGGTCAGCACGGACCTCATCACCCTGACCGACAACAGGAAGGAAAACTCCTTCACCTGGGGGTCCACGGCTGAGATCACACAGGACGG gGTGAGAGTTTCCATTGTGAAGGACGCTCATGTGAACATCACCATCAACAATAATATCCAGGTGATGGTGCTGCTTCACCGCGTGTGGAAGAAACATCCCGTCAACGTCGACTTCCTGGGAATTTACATTCCCAACAATAACCAGTATTCCCCTCTGGTTCATGGACTCATAG GGCAGTTTTCCAGAGAGCCTGAGGTTCACGTGTACAACGTCCACGAGGGACTCGACCCTCTGAAGAAGGAAGCTACCATGGAGGTGAAGGGCAGCAGGCTGCTCGTTACCAG GGGCTGGCAGAAGGACTACAGGCGCGACACGAAGAAGGGCGCCAACGTCTACTGCTGGTTTGTCCACAACAGCGGGAAGGGCTTCATCGACGGCCACTACACAGACTACATCGTACCCGGTCTGAACAGCTTCCTCCACATGAACCCAGACAATACCACGCAGTTCTGA
- the itih2 gene encoding inter-alpha-trypsin inhibitor heavy chain H2 isoform X1, producing MRCPLLLCLGLHILLQGHCLEFVIDGEREDEVSDIRAHQERQKRAMPTSEEEEDFVAVRGDNITVKSYKVESRITARFAHTTFKSSVVNSGSKPQSIGFNVHIPKRAFISNFTMNVNGITFVGSVKDKIVARNLYAQAKSRNKAAGIVRTNSQDMETFKTEVHVPPGSNIEFELHYQEMMQRKLGFYEHTLYLQPGRLVPKFQVDVYVYEPKGISSIQTKNTLGAHFADQIKVNSSTDKAHVVFEPSLQMQRKCETCTDSAIDGVFTVIYDVNRESNAGELQVSDGHFVHFFAPSKLSPLPKNIVFVIDVSGSMWGVKMKQTAEAMQAILDDLTMEDQFSIIDFNHNVRCWREDLVPASPIQTEDAKNYIQNIRPAGGTNINEALLRAVQMLVRTSNHDLLEQRSVSMIIFVSDGDPTVGEIKLGTIQKNLKRVMREEFSLFSLGIGYDVDYDFLERISMENRGAAQRIFSNHNAAEQLRTFYRQVSSPLLRQISIRFSEDSVTDVTQNCFNTFFYGGELVVAGKVLPSESTKLTSIISALAARVDMNLETEADMFDLDMQLAKHQHSFTGFAKQMWAYLTIKQLISERSIAPTAVKKRKITQRIMALAVEHQFVTPLTALLVESEDATERMLADSPLDPKKGCCSTLSGPTPVQFVYQPPPSWVQQSTEPPLREMKEPKVEQITLPETVNLVDNDPHFIIHLPGRATNVCFNIDSKPGDILSLVSDDGTGVSVNGQLIGSKKVLKNKLRTYFGVISVYYQPRGVGVTVSTDLITLTDNRKENSFTWGSTAEITQDGVRVSIVKDAHVNITINNNIQVMVLLHRVWKKHPVNVDFLGIYIPNNNQYSPLVHGLIGQFSREPEVHVYNVHEGLDPLKKEATMEVKGSRLLVTRGWQKDYRRDTKKGANVYCWFVHNSGKGFIDGHYTDYIVPGLNSFLHMNPDNTTQF from the exons ATGAGGTGTccgctgctgctgtgtttgGGGCTCCATATCCTCCTTCAGGGTCACTGTCTGGAGTTTGTGATCGATGGAGAACGGGAGGACGAGGTG TCAGATATCCGGGCTCACCAGGAGAGGCAGAAG AGGGCGATGCCGACCagtgaagaagaggaagactTCGTG GCCGTCCGTGGAGATAACATCACAGTCAAGAGCTACAAGGTGGAGAGTCGCATCACGGCACGTTTCGCTCACACCACCTTCAAGAGTTCAGTGGTCAATTCTGGCTCCAAACCTCAGAGCATCGGCTTCAACGTGCACATCCCCAAGCGGGCTTTCATCTCCAACTTCACCAT gaATGTGAACGGAATCACGTTTGTGGGCTCGGTGAAGGACAAGATAGTGGCCAGAAACCTGTATGCTCAGGCCAAATCCAGAAACAAGGCAGCGGGCATCGTCAG AACTAACTCCCAGGACATGGAAACCTTTAAAACAGAGGTTCACGTTCCACCGGGAAGCAACATCGAATTTGAGCTCCACTACCAAGAAATGATGCAAAGAAAGTTGGGTTTCTACGAACATACGTTGTACCTACAGCCTGGAAGACTGGTGCCAAAGTTTCAG GTGGATGTATACGTTTATGAACCCAAGGGAATTTCCagcatacaaacaaaaaacaccctTGGCGCTCACTTTGCAGACCAGATCAAAGTGAACTCCTCCACAGATAAG GCTCACGTTGTCTTCGAGCCGAGTTTACAGATGCAGAGAAAGTGTGAGACCTGCACAGACAGCGCCATCGACGGCGTCTTTACGGTCATTTACGACGTAAACAGAGAAAGCAACGCTGGGGAGCTGCAG GTCTCAGATGGTCATTTTGTCCATTTCTTTGCTCCGTCCAAACTCTCGCCTCTTCCTAAAAACATCGTGTTTGTCATTGATGTCAGCGGGTCCATGTGGGGGGTCAAGATGAAGCAA ACAGCGGAGGCCATGCAGGCTATTCTAGATGACCTGACCATGGAAGATCAATTCAGCATCATAGACTTTAACCACAACGTGAGATGCTGGCGCGAGGACCTGGTACCTGCCTCTCCCATTCAGACTGAAGATGCAAAGAACTACATCCAGAACATCAGACCCGCTGGAG GCACTAACATCAACGAGGCGCTTCTGAGAGCCGTGCAGATGTTGGTGAGGACGTCGAATCACGATCTGCTAGAACAGCGGTCCGTTTCTATGATCATTTTTGTGTCTGATGGAGACCCCACAGTGG GAGAGATCAAGCTGGGCACCATCCAGAAGAACCTGAAGCGAGTCATGAGAGAGGAGTTCTCCCTCTTCTCTCTGGGCATTGGCTATGACGTGGACTACGACTTCCTGGAACGCATTTCCATGGAGAACCGGGGAGCGGCTCAGAGGATCTTTTCCAACCACAACGCGGCTGAGCAGCTGCGG ACCTTCTACAGGCAGGTGTCGAGTCCGTTGCTGCGGCAGATCAGCATCCGCTTCTCAGAAGACTCTGTGACCGACGTCACCCAGAACTGCTTCAACACGTTCTTCTACGGCGGTGAGCTGGTGGTCGCCGGGAAGGTTCTGCCTTCGGAGAGCACCAAACTGACCAGCATCATCAGTGCCTTAGCT gCACGTGTAGACATGAACTTAGAGACAGAGGCAGACATGTTTGACCTGGACATGCAGCTGGCCAAACATCAGCACTCCTTCACGGGTTTTGCCAAACAGATGTGGGCTTATCTGACCATCAAACAGCTGATCAGTGAGAG GTCCATCGCTCCAACAGCGGTTAAAAAGAGGAAGATCACCCAGAGGATCATGGCTTTGGCTGTGGAGCATCAGTTTGTCACCCCGCTCACTGCGCTGCTGGTGGAGAGCGAGGACGCCACGGAAAGGATGCTGGCCGACTCCCCGTTGGACCCCAAAAAAGGCTGCTGCTCAA CACTCTCTGGCCCCACCCCGGTGCAGTTTGTCTACCAGCCTCCCCCCTCCTGGGTCCAGCAGAGCACTGAGCCCCCCCTGCGTGAGATGAAGGAGCCAAAAGTGGAACAGATCACGCTGCCGGAGACGGTTAACTTAG TTGATAATGACCCCCACTTCATCATTCACCTGCCTGGGAGGGCCACAAACGTGTGCTTCAACATCGACTCCAAGCCCGGTGACATCCTCAGCCTGGTGTCGGATGATGGaacag GGGTTTCTGTGAACGGTCAGTTAATTGGCTCAAAGAAGGTCCTCAAAAACAAACTCAGGACCTACTTCGGCGTCATCTCGGTCTACTACCAGCCGCGAGGAGTCGGCGTGACGGTCAGCACGGACCTCATCACCCTGACCGACAACAGGAAGGAAAACTCCTTCACCTGGGGGTCCACGGCTGAGATCACACAGGACGG gGTGAGAGTTTCCATTGTGAAGGACGCTCATGTGAACATCACCATCAACAATAATATCCAGGTGATGGTGCTGCTTCACCGCGTGTGGAAGAAACATCCCGTCAACGTCGACTTCCTGGGAATTTACATTCCCAACAATAACCAGTATTCCCCTCTGGTTCATGGACTCATAG GGCAGTTTTCCAGAGAGCCTGAGGTTCACGTGTACAACGTCCACGAGGGACTCGACCCTCTGAAGAAGGAAGCTACCATGGAGGTGAAGGGCAGCAGGCTGCTCGTTACCAG GGGCTGGCAGAAGGACTACAGGCGCGACACGAAGAAGGGCGCCAACGTCTACTGCTGGTTTGTCCACAACAGCGGGAAGGGCTTCATCGACGGCCACTACACAGACTACATCGTACCCGGTCTGAACAGCTTCCTCCACATGAACCCAGACAATACCACGCAGTTCTGA
- the kin gene encoding DNA/RNA-binding protein KIN17 — protein MGKAEFLTPKSISNRIKAKGLQKLRWYCQMCQKQCRDENGFKCHCMSESHQRQLLLASENPTKFMDYFSDEFKRDFLELLRRRFGTKRVHNNIVYNEYISYREHVHMNSTQWETLTDFTKWLGREGLCKVDETPKGWYIQYIDRDPETIRRQEELARKKKQEMDDVERSAKFIEEQVRRGRDGKETEETPVFTELKRESEEEKVVFNLGASACVAGPSKPSSVLGPSALKAAAAPPSVKRKDPPSSSDSKSEKKKKSALEEIIEMEERKKKQPSRTDYWLQPDIVVKVITKKLGEKYHKKKAVVTEVRDRYGAVVKLIDSGDKLKLDQNHLETVIPAPGKRVLILNGPYRDTEALLEGIDEKNFSATLTLDAGHLKGKRVTVAYEDFSKLA, from the exons ATGGGGAAAGCGGAGTTTTTGACCCCGAAATCGATCAGCAACCGAATAAAAGCCAAAGGTCTACAGAAGCTGCGATGGTATTGTCAGATGTGTCAGAAACAATGTCGAGACGAG AATGGCTTCAAGTGTCACTGCATGTCCGAGTCCCACCAGAGGCAGCTGCTGCTCGCCTCAGAAAACCCCACAAAGTTCATGGACTATTTCTCAGA TGAGTTCAAACGCGACTTTCTGGAGCTGCTCAGGAGGCGATTTG ggaCCAAACGAGTGCACAACAACATCGTCTATAACGAGTACATCAGCTACCGGGAGCACGTCCACATGAACTCCACGCAGTGGGAGACGCTCACGGACTTCACCAAGTGGCTCGGCAGAGAAG GTTTGTGCAAAGTTGACGAGACGCCTAAAGGCTGGTACATCCAGTACATCGACCGTGACCCAGAGACCATCCGGCGGCAGGAGGAGCTGGCGAGGAAGAAGAAACAAGAGATGGACGATGTGGAGAGGAGCGCCAAGTTCATCGAGGAGCAGGTCCGAAGAGGCCGCGACGGCAAGGAGACGGAG GAAACTCCTGTTTTCACAGAGCTCAAGCGTGAAAGCGAGGAAGAAAAAG TGGTCTTTAACCTGGGAGCGTCCGCTTGTGTGGCCGGCCCCTCCAAACCGAG CTCCGTCCTGGGTCCCAGCGCTCTGAAAGCAGCCGCGGCGCCACCATCTGTGAAAAGGAAAGACCCGCCGTCCAGCTCAGACTCCAAAAGcgagaagaaaaagaagtccGCCTTGGAGGAGATCATCGAG atggaggagaggaagaagaagcagcCGTCCAGAACCGACTACTGGCTGCAGCCCGACATTGTCGTGAAAGTGATCACCAAAAAACTGGGAGAGAAATACCACAAGAAGAAGGCCGTTGTCACG GAGGTGCGAGATCGATACGGAGCTGTGGTGAAGCTGATCGACTCCGGGGACAAACTGAAACTGGACCAGAACCACCTGGAAACGGTCATCCCTGCACCGG GTAAACGGGTTTTGATCCTGAACGGCCCGTACAGAGACACGGAGGCCCTGCTGGAGGGCATCGACGAGAAAAACTTCAGCGCCACGCTCACACTCGACGCC GGTCATCTGAAAGGGAAGAGGGTGACCGTCGCCTACGAGGATTTCTCCAAGCTGGCCTGA